The Candidatus Poribacteria bacterium genome contains a region encoding:
- a CDS encoding phytanoyl-CoA dioxygenase family protein: protein MALTAEERAFFDDNGFLVKRGLVTGDWLRQIQQEVDGLHEAMAAETPQGVGVSWEEYDDPAKPKRIRQLMHGELVSDGLKRLVHSDEVLDVLEPIMGPDISLFHCKLLMKAAYDGTITPWHQDYGYWHRKENRPLMMNCMLSIDDADIENGCIQFVPGSHKGGLLEHDRRNTSFGVFLPGYFQKREDAVPVEMKAGDAVFFGPLVIHGSDANPSPRDRRAVTVAYDVTGNGYCRSVVRGKPWDQKNF from the coding sequence ATGGCGCTGACGGCAGAAGAACGCGCGTTCTTCGATGACAACGGTTTTCTCGTGAAGCGGGGGCTCGTCACGGGCGATTGGCTGCGGCAGATTCAGCAGGAGGTGGACGGACTGCACGAGGCGATGGCGGCGGAGACGCCCCAGGGCGTCGGCGTCTCTTGGGAAGAATACGACGACCCCGCCAAGCCGAAGCGCATTCGCCAGTTGATGCACGGCGAGCTCGTCAGCGACGGGCTCAAGCGGCTCGTCCACTCGGACGAGGTTCTCGACGTCCTCGAACCCATCATGGGTCCCGACATCTCGCTGTTCCACTGCAAGTTGCTCATGAAAGCCGCCTACGACGGGACGATCACGCCCTGGCACCAGGACTACGGTTACTGGCATCGCAAAGAGAACCGTCCGTTGATGATGAACTGCATGCTCTCCATCGATGACGCGGACATCGAGAACGGCTGCATTCAGTTCGTGCCGGGGAGCCACAAGGGCGGTCTGCTAGAGCACGACCGGCGGAACACCTCCTTTGGCGTCTTTCTGCCGGGGTACTTTCAGAAGCGCGAGGACGCCGTACCGGTCGAGATGAAGGCAGGCGACGCCGTGTTCTTCGGGCCCCTGGTCATTCACGGATCGGACGCGAATCCGTCGCCGCGCGACCGCCGGGCGGTCACCGTCGCCTACGACGTGACCGGCAACGGCTACTGCCGTTCCGTCGTGCGCGGCAAACCGTGGGACCAGAAGAACTTCTGA